The Rosa rugosa chromosome 3, drRosRugo1.1, whole genome shotgun sequence sequence AGCTTTATCagctcatcatcttcatcaccaACTTTATACCAGTAATCAATCCTTTGATTACTATAAGCTGGATTGAGCTGCCTCACCATGTTATCTACCTCAACAAGCGACATTCTATCTTTGTCGACGTTGTCGTAGAAATCCACCTTCCCTCCGACGTATTTACTGTCCCTTATGCACCCTCCATGATACACCTTGACTGTGAAATAGTCGGGGTGACCTGCAATAAATCAACAGATACCATTATTCAACATAGTCGACATATTCAATATAGTCAACAGATACTATGACTCAACATGCCCTTTTAACTTCAGACCAAAATGAATATACCCAACTAACTGGTTGAAATGTAGCATCAATTAACAAGGCACATGACCAATTTTCAATACAaggaaaatcaaaagaaaagaaagaatagctaaaacattaagcaaaagaaaaaacgaaggaaataaAGTGAAAAAATTGCAGCTTGTAAGGGGAGCTTCCTAcgccaaatcaaatcaaattaaccctgaaaatagaaaaccagaagaaaaaagaggatCTAAGCTCAGCTTATCCTCTTCCCCACAGTAGAAAATTGGGGCAAGATGGAAGGAGAAGGGAGGAGACCgaaggagaaaaaaagagaaaaaattaactAAAGGCAGAAACATCAGATCTGAGACTTAGCTCAGGGAAGCACCCATAAATGGTGAGCAGTGCCATCGAATCTCAATAACACGAAGTGGGtttcagagagagaaaaaaaatctaCAATACTCTTTAAGGAAATAATTATCCCCAACCACCGAATGCTAGGCTCCATAAAGAGCTACAAGCCAAATACAAAACAACTAACAAGAATCTCCAGTTTTCTAATTGTTCACACATGGCAGACAAAAACAAAACTTTATCTCCATTTTTCCAATTGTTCACACATGGCAGACAAAAAGAAAACCTTGTTTACTTCATGCTAGGACCACAACTAAAAGCTACACAAAAAGGATTATATTAGAAGCCAAACCCAGATTCTCCAACGTCAACTAAACCATTATTAAAAGCCAACCAATATTAAAAGCCAGCACATATGAGATCCAACAATAATTCAAAGTTACTGCAATTAAATAGCCATCATCAAACCCATCATCTCAAAACCCATAAACCAGTGTAAacccccaatttttttttttcaaaaccttAGAACTCGAAACCATAACAATAACCATTTTGAAATAGCTGCAGTCTTTTGAAACCACCAAATACAGTTTCAAATCAGCCCCGAAACCCTTGAATTCAAAAATCCCCAATTTCTTTTTCCTAAATCCAAAACCATAGAAACCTGCGATTTTCAATCACTCCAAGTCTGAAGACCAAATCTAAATGCTCAAAACTTACCATAATCAGGGATTTCATCTTTTTCCCCTTCTGAAACTCTTGGAACCCACAAATCAACGTCGTTAACCACCATGTCGCGACCTCTAGCTGTTGGTCTCAGATTCAAATCCCGATTGTGGACACAAAACTCTTTGATATCAGATGAAGGTTTGGGGTTTTACAATTTTCAAAGGCTGTGATTTTGAATGGCATCAGCCTCATGGGTTGTGTGGGATTACGAAGGCTAGCGCTTGAGCATAGAAGATATCGAAGTTTAGGGTTTTTTGGGAGATTAGGATCGAAGACTACCGTAATGAGCCACGGGTATTCATGAGATTTAACAATCCGAGGTGGCGCCACATGGCATAGCCAAGTTGCCACGTCACCCACATAACAGCCACTTCAGACAGCCAGTTAACGGAAGGACCAAATTGTGCGAGAATTGAATGTTCGAGGAGCTACTTGTTCAAATTATgctacgagggactgaactgtcgactccccaaaagttgagggagtgaccagtaatttgcccttttttttatGACATATTGATTTATAGTTCGGATTTTACTTCTCACATCAAACACATTGAGGAAGTTTTCCGATTATTACACTGTCATCAATTAAAAGTCAAACTATCCAAGTGTGCTTTTGCTCAACAATCTGTTCATTACTTGGGTCATGTGATTACATGTGAAGGGGTCTCTATGGACCCAGAAAAAGTTCAATGCCTTACAGATTGGCCCAAGCCCAAGACAGTAAAAGGCTTGCGAGGTTTTTTGGGCCTTGCTGGGTACTATAGACGATTTGTCCAGCATTTCGGCCTTATAGCCCATCCTCTCACAACTATGCTGAAGAAAGACAGTTTTCTCTGGACACCCGAAGCGGAGGATGCCTTCACACGGCTCAAATTGGCTGTCACCACCGCGCCGGTCCTTGCTATGCCGGATTTCACAAAGCCTTTCACTGTCGAAACCGATGCCTCCGGCCTAGGCATCGGCGCGGTCCTGTCTCAACAAAAACACCCAGTGGCCTACTTCAGCAAGGCGTTGTCACCAAAGAATCAGATTTTATCGGTGTATGACAACGAGATGTTAGCTATCCTCTATGCAATTGATAAATGGCGTCCTTACCTGCTGGGCAGCCAATTTACAATCTTAACAGATCACCAAACATTGAAGCATCTGTTGGACCAACGCATCACCACTCCCTCCCAGCACAAATGGTTGGCTAAGCTCCTTGGGTATGATTATAAAATCGAGTACCGGTCTGGCCGTCTCAACACAGTTCCGGATGTTCCCTCTCGGCGCCAAGAGCTTTGCGCCCTTCAAGCAGTCTCTTCTCCTATGTTTGACAGTTTAGCACAGATTCAACAAGCTTACCTCCGGCACCCATAAGCACAGCTTATTACCCAATCTCTTCAACAAGGCCAACAATCCAGAAAGCATTTTTCCTTGCAAGACAACAAGCTGCTCTACAAAGGGAAGCTATTCATACCTCAAACTTCCGAGTGGCGAACCAAAGTCTTACACGAATTTCATGCCTCATACGAAGCCGGCCACTCCGTCTACCTTCGAACCTTCGTCTGCCTCTCCTGAAACTTTGCCTGGCCGGGTATCCGGAAGGATGTGAAGACTTTTATTGCATCTTGTGATCAGTGCCAACGTCAAAACTATGAAGCCATACATCCTCCCAGACTACTTCAACCACTTCCAATTCCGGATGAAGTCTTCTGTGACATATCCATGGACTTCGTGGACGGGCTACCCCTCTTCCCAAGGTATGAACGCCATTTTGGTGGTAGTCGATCGACTATCCAAATACGGTCACTTCATCCCTATCAAGCACCCGTACACGGCCTCCTAGATCGCTGAAGTCTTCCTCAAGGAAGTGTTCCGCCTTCATGGCATGCCCCGCTCCATCGTCTCCGATCGCGATCCCATCTTCCTTAGCAATTTCTGGGCTTCCTTCTTCAAATTACAAGGCACGAAGTTATGCAAAAGTTCAGCCTATCACCCCCAATCCGACGGTCAAACTGAGGTTGTCAACCGATCATTGGAGCACTACCTTCGGTGCTTTGTTGCGGACAAGCCCTCATCTTGGCACGGTCTCATCCATTGGGCGGAGTGGTGGTACAACACCTCCTACCACTCCACCATCAACATGACTCCATTCCAGGCCCTCTACGGCACCCCACCACCTTCAATCACCATATACTTACCCGGCTCCACCGTTGTGCACGCCGTGGATGTCGCCTTGCGCAGTCGAGACGAGCTGTTGCAAACCTTGAAACTTCACATGTCCATGGCCCAGAATCGGATGAAACAGATTGCCGACAAATCACGAACTGAGTGGGAATTTGCCATTGGCGATTGGGTCTTTCTAAAGCTTCACCCATACCGCCTAAAATCCCTCATCAAACGACCTTCTCACAAGCTAGCCCCAAGATTTTACGGGCCCTTCAAGGTCGTTGACCGCATCAGAGCAGTGGCCTACAAATTGGAGCTGCCACCGGCCTCAAAGATACACCCGGTCTTCCATGTATCCTTGCTGAAACGCCGGATCGGTGACTTTGCTCCCAACTCCCAGACGTTGCCTCAGTTCGATGAAAAGGATGAAATTGTGTGGTCTGCAGAACGCGTGCTCGATATGGCTGTCATCCAGAAACGTGGTCGACCTGTCACCCAATGCCTGGTGCAATGGGTCGGTATGCCTGTTGATGATGCGACATGGGAGGAGGCTCAGTCCATCGTGGCCCGTTTCCCACACTTCGGCATCCGTGGTCGGCCTGCCTCTCAAGAGGGCGGGACTTGTTAGGACAAGCCCACCTAAGATCCCATAATCCTTGTGTAATAGCCCATTAGGCCCAGCAGCTTAGCTTAGCCATACAAGCTGGGAATGACGTCTTGGTGGTCCTGTACCAAACGTCCCTTTCTTCTTTTGTCCTGATGGGAATGCCATCTATATCTGTATTCAAACTGCCAAGAGTTGGCATGGATTAATGATGATGAATCTTTAAACTTCATTTTACCTTTCTTTGTCTCTCTGCACCCAACACTGTGCTCGGATTCTGGCTCCATTAGCACCAAAGCGAAAAAAGGTTTCCTAGGACAGTGTGATCTTCGATTGAAGATATCATATGCAACACGCGTCAAGAAAAACGCAGAGCACGTGATAGTCTTGATGAACCTTACGGTAACGGACCACATGCCCGACCCACAAACAAAGGAAAAGGATGTGACATTAGCCCAAATAGGACAAACACCATAATCAAACGTTTAATAAAAGCCCACATCAAAATTGTGACATCATATGCATGCATGGAAAACAAAGTCATGAAACTTGTCAACAAGTAAATTATTAAGGACactgtataaaaaaaaatataaaaaaaaaaagtaaattattAAGGACCCTCAAGCTCAGCCATGGCGCGTGCGACTCAGTGAGCTCTACAAATGACCGTGGAGCTTTTTACCTTACAGTAAAttatgtataaaaatacatatgGTCACTCATCACTCATCAGAGCTCAAAGGTGAGCATTTTGAAGTTTTGCCTTTCCAGAAATGACGAAAAATTGGGGTTAGAATTAAATGCGTAGGGTTTATTTTGCCTCAACTTACAGTGAttattaaactttttttttttctagaagtTGTTAATTAGAAAATTATTCCTGGAGCTATAATTTGACTTTGATTTCATGATATTTATGTGCTCTACATCATATGGGTTGTTCTCTTCCCAAACTCTAAACTGTAATTTAATTGGTACAAGCAACAGCAGataatttgataattatgtaTATCCTACCTACCAGCTGcattatatatgcatgcattattcAATATGTAGAATTGCTTAATCAATATGCAATCATAAAGTCTTGTACTTCgaatagaaaacaaaattcccaaCCATTCATGGGAATTCCATATTGATGTGGGGCTTAAGCTTTACATATGCATAGCACTCCATCATAATATTCTCCCAAGCTAGGaatctttccttttcttttacttttcattGCTAAAGCATTTGTTCTTAATCCTCACAACATCATCGATGAGAATATTTATACAATAAATAATGTAAATTGTCCTAAGACTTAATTTACAAGTGTTTATTGatataaaaacataaataaattcaaacgATCTCAAAcaagtctctttatatagattaGAAGTAGGTAATCTAATATATATGCTttcaaaaaatatttatttcactCATCTATTCTTCGTTCTAATAAATTCATCTAACATATTATAATATGGATAGAAAATTCAAAAATTAGGACAGAAATATAGAAACCCATACCCACCTTTAAATTTCTACTATGGAATATTTTGATAAGGTTTCATAAAAATGTTATTTATTGGCTGATTGTGAGATATCTTTAGCCATAAAAGTAGACAAAGGACCAACCAAGCAATAAGACAAAATCCGCCCAGTCGCTATAAACTCGCGTGGATTAATAGAAAACTTCAAAGAAGAAGGGCGTTTACGTAATTCGCCATTAGACCAGAACCCATTTTAGACTTGGAACcgagtagaagaagaagaacaaagcaCCCATGaagttttcaagttttcaacttctCGGTAAAGCCCAGAAACAGTAACAGACAAAAAGAGAAGCGTAGAAGTTCagcacggtctctctctctctctctcaaagaaAAGGTATTAACTTTACTACCCAACAAAGCAATTTGCTTCTTTATTCTGTTCTTGAAGAGAAAACAACTGTTTTGGTAGCTGAGAAGAGTAACAAATGAGGCTTGGAATATAATGTTAGTAAACCCAGTTTGTAGAATTCTGGTTGAAGTTGGGATCTTTCTTCATTGCTTATCTGTTTTCAGTCATTTTTTCTTCACTGATTCAGAAATGTGAAATCTGATTAGGATTGTAGTGGTGAAGTAGTTTGTGTTTTTGAATGCTTCAAGTTTCTGTCTTTGCATGTAGGCTGTAGTTCATAGTGTATCTGTGTAATGATTGTGGCTGTTTGTTCATTGTGTAATGATTGGCTTGTTTCTGCATGATGAGATATTTTGTTGGATATGATTCATTTGAGTTGGAAAGTCCAACATGCAAGGCCCAAtttgtctttttggtttgttaatcTAAGCCAATTTCTTGCAATAGATTTCTGTATTGTTGCATTTGAACTCTTGTTTGGTTTGGATGGGATTTTGGAACAATTGATTGCTGTCTGTGTTTAATTCTGAGGTTATAAAGTATTGAGATCATTTTGCCAAGTAGGAAATCTGCTCGCTTATTTGATGTTGCATTGTCGTGATTAGTTGTGATTGTGGACAATGTGCAGGGTGGATTATGTTTGTCGAAAGTTGGCTAACAATCACTAGAGTGGTTTCTCAAAATGGGTCAGGAGCTTTTATCTTTTTGTCCAACAGAAGTGAAGAGATTGCTGTGGATTGTGGGGATGTTGTTTGCTTTGATTTTGGTCCTCCAGCATCTTGAACTTCCATACGGTAGTAATTTATCATCTGTACTTACGGCTGGACAGGTTCCAGTGGAGAAAAATAGTAGCTTCCGAGCTAGAGACCCATCATCTACTGTTAATATGGTTGGCAATGAGTCAGTTTCTAATGGTTTGGACGATACTGCTACACATCCATTTCATGAGATAGCTAACAATAATATGACTTCTGATTTGGTATCAGACGGAAGTGGAGGCTCAGAAAGAACTTTAGAAATAGACGAGGATGAAGATGAATCTGGAAGTTTGGTAAAGGAAAATACTACCGATATTACTCTTTCAGAAGGGAGGACTGAGAAGGGGAGTAATACTACAGACCCAGGTGGAAATGAAAATACTGGTTTTCCAACCACTCCACCCGCATACCCACGGGTGAATCCATCACTTAATACATCTCCTGTAGTTGTTGAAACAGATGTTGGAGCTCCCATTATATCTGTTGACTCAAATGTGACTTTAGTAGAGAAAGATCAAACGCCCTCTTCTGAGAAAACTGACAAATCTGAGCAACTGCATAGTGGCCTCAACGAAACAGGAAAGGATTCTTCAGTGCCCAGAGTCCCTGTAGTGAACAAAGTGCCAGAGGTTCCGTCATTGGAAGTATATACAATATCTGATATGAACAAGCTGTTACATCATAGTTGGACCTCGTACCATTCAGTGGTatgtttgaaaattttcagctCTATGTTATTTCAAGGTGATTAGTTCTGAGAATGCTTCAGCTCcttattctttttttctcttcttttttcccCTTTCTTTTTGTTGCAGATACCACAATGGTCTTCACCCGCTGACCAAGAGATGCAAGATGCAGCATCACAGATTGAAAATGCACCCATCATAAAGAATGATCCAAATCTTTATGCTCCTCTTTATCGGAATCTTTCTATGTTTAAAAGGTAAGCTAAATGTAATAGCAGGTGTGTTAGTTCCTCGTGGTGCAATCATTGTCTAGAACTCTAGAAGTTATTGGAACTGCATTGTTTATGCAAAAGTTTTCTTACTGAACTAGTTATTATTAGGAATATATCTTCATGAGCAGGTAACATTTGGGTTCAAATGATAATTTTTGAGATATATTGTTATCTTGAACTGTTGGCTGTTACTTTTTCTTATTGAAAAATCACAAATCACTCTATTTCTTTCAAAGCATTTATAATCCATGTTATTGAAACCATACGATTAACTAGTGTTCTGAAGTGATAATGAACCATCTTATCTCTTCGCAGGAGCTATGAATTAATGGAGAGCACTCTTAAAGTATACGTTTACAGGGAAGGACAAAGACCTATAATGCATACACCGGTACTCAAAGGGATATATGCTTCTGAGGGATGGTTCATGAAGCAGCTCGAAGATCACAAAAGATTTGTTACTAAAGACCCTCAGAAAGCGCACCTGTATTACTTACCTTTTAGCTCTCGAATGTTAGAGGAAAGACTATATGTGCAAGGATCACACAGTCATAAGAATCTAATAGAGTATTTGAAGAACTACTTGGACATGATTGCAGGGAAATATCCTTTCTGGAATAGAACTGGTGGAGCAGATCATTTCCTTGTTGCTTGCCATGACTGGGTATGCTTGTTATCATTCGTGTAGAGTCTAGTTTGTGAGTTAAAAGACAACTAATTTCCACATGCATGACATGGCATTTCAAAGGAATTGATTTTGCATTGCATTTTCATTAATTTTCCCAAGTGCATCTTTCTGACTGCCAATTATTTTGGTCACTATCTGAATACTTGCTAAAAATTATTGAAAGTTTCCCTCTTGGTTGATGCCCAGTGACTTTGTTGTAGATGTTGGATATGCAATTTTATTTACAGGCAGCATTCAAATCCAAACTTCAGTTCATATTCTAACACATCTTATCCATATGCTTTCTAACAATGAACTGCTACTGCCTCAGGCCCCGTCAGAAACCAAGAAATACATGGCTAAGTGCATTAGAGCCCTCTGCAATGCTGATATGAAAGAAGGTTTTGTATTTGGCAAGGACGCATCTCTTCCAGAAACGTATGTCCAGAATTCCAAGAATCCTCTCAGAGATCTTGGAGGCAACCGTCCTTCCAAGAGGTCCATACTTGCTTTTTTTGCTGGTAGCATGCATGGTTATGTACGGCCGATTCTGTTGCAGCATTGGGAAAACAAAGATCCCGACATGAAAATCTTTGGTCGGTTGCCGAAGAGCAAAGGCAACAAGATCTACGTGCGTCATATGAAGAGCAGCAAGTACTGCATTTGCGCAAAGGGTTACGAAGTGAACAGTCCTAGAGTGGTAGAGGCCATTTTCTACGAGTGTGTTCCGGTGATTATATCAGACAATTTTGTGCCTCCATTTTTCGAAGTTCTGAAATGGGAGTCGTTTGCTGTTTTCGTGTTGGAGAAAGATATTCCAAATTTGAAGGATATACTGCTTTCAATCCCAAAGAAGAGATATCTGCAGATGCAAATGAGAGTAAAAAGGGTACAACAGCATTTTCTGTGGCATGCTAGGCCTGAGAAGTATGACATTTTTCATATGATACTCCACTCTATTTGGTACAATAGACTCCATCAGATAAAACCCAGATGACATTGAAACATTCTAGTCCTGTAAAATTGTAAATGCTGTAttccttgttctttttttttttttggtgttgaATTCTCAAGGAAAATTTTGGTACATGAATTGGTTAAATTATTTTGTATTTACATGAATAATGAATTGGAGGCATATAAATGTCAACTTCTCGGAAAGGCCAAAACCCGTGACAGAGGAGCGTAGAAGCTCGGCTACGTTTCTCTCAAACCAATGCATTTCCTTTAGTCCCCAATAATGTAATTACCTTCTTTATTCATATCCCAAGCTTCATTAGTTTCTTGCTCTTCTAATTTCCACAACTTCTCAGCTACCAAACAGTAGGTTTTTTTAGGTCAGGGATATAATGTTAGAAGCCAAACCCAGTCTGTAGAATTCCATTGAGAATTGGGATCTTGCTTCATTGTTTCTCTGTTCTCGatcattcttttcttcattctgTCAGAAATGTTACCTAATTTGGATAGTCTTGTTGCAGTGGTGAAGTCTGCGTTTTTGACTGCCTCAAGTTCctattcttttcttcatttttcacctACAAACGAccaaaattaatttattttatatcaTTTTTTAATGCATGATGAGATATATATTCTCTTATTCTCTTGAAGTTGATCGGATGAACTAGCAATTAGGAAATGTAAGAGTAAAGGGTTTGTTGTTTAGTTGTTGATGAGCATATATGAAACACAATTTATTTCTCTTCTCAATAGTTACATTTTGGTGATTGTGGAAAATGTGCAGGATGGATAATGGTTGTTGAAAGTTGGCCAACATTTGTTATAGTAGTTTCTCAAAATGGTTCTggggatttttttctttttgtccaaGGGAAAACAGGAGATTGCTGTGGATTGTGGGGACGATGTTTGCTGTGCTTATAGTTATCCAGCATCTTCATCCATTATCATATGTATTTTGGGCTAAAAAGGTTCCGGTGGAAGGGAAAACCAGCTTCCAAGCTAAAGATCTACCATCTAATGTTGATATAGTTGGTAATGTGTCGGTTTCTAATGGTTTCAACTACACTGCTACATATGCATTTCATAAGATAGCTAATACTAGCACCTCTAGTTTTGTATCAGAAGAAAGTGGAGGCTTAATTAGACAGAAATTTAGACACTCTGGAGTTGTCAATATAtctgttggagaggaaagatcccacattggaaaagtgacaaataaaatataacttataagtgggtggctcttacccaattgtaccgaggccttttgtgattaaaacccaacacctaacgggtggttaagttgggacagtatcggtacaatggtgggccactggccacgcttgtcgctgtttaacatggtatcagagcgggtccctctccaattgcgtctccacgtaggcacgtatcatgagcctaaattggggttccttgtattgccattgaaatgaaattaccaagtgtccaatgtgggccttggattgtattgaccaagtctccaatatgagacttgtgtcccaatttcca is a genomic window containing:
- the LOC133739372 gene encoding probable glycosyltransferase At5g03795, coding for MGQELLSFCPTEVKRLLWIVGMLFALILVLQHLELPYGSNLSSVLTAGQVPVEKNSSFRARDPSSTVNMVGNESVSNGLDDTATHPFHEIANNNMTSDLVSDGSGGSERTLEIDEDEDESGSLVKENTTDITLSEGRTEKGSNTTDPGGNENTGFPTTPPAYPRVNPSLNTSPVVVETDVGAPIISVDSNVTLVEKDQTPSSEKTDKSEQLHSGLNETGKDSSVPRVPVVNKVPEVPSLEVYTISDMNKLLHHSWTSYHSVIPQWSSPADQEMQDAASQIENAPIIKNDPNLYAPLYRNLSMFKRSYELMESTLKVYVYREGQRPIMHTPVLKGIYASEGWFMKQLEDHKRFVTKDPQKAHLYYLPFSSRMLEERLYVQGSHSHKNLIEYLKNYLDMIAGKYPFWNRTGGADHFLVACHDWAPSETKKYMAKCIRALCNADMKEGFVFGKDASLPETYVQNSKNPLRDLGGNRPSKRSILAFFAGSMHGYVRPILLQHWENKDPDMKIFGRLPKSKGNKIYVRHMKSSKYCICAKGYEVNSPRVVEAIFYECVPVIISDNFVPPFFEVLKWESFAVFVLEKDIPNLKDILLSIPKKRYLQMQMRVKRVQQHFLWHARPEKYDIFHMILHSIWYNRLHQIKPR